The segment TCCTCATAGCTTTGCTCTATTCTCAGGTCTTTGCCCACTTTTAGAGCTTCCTGCTTCATTggtaaaatagagaaaaacaCTAAGATGAACAGCACTTCCAACGTTAAGCAAATGAATTCACTTctagtttttttataatgggAAAAGTTCTATTCTATTATATTCCAGTCAGTTCTATTCACATTATACAATCGCATTGATATATGATATCGTTTTTGGTCCAGTTCCTATTTCGAtatgaaaatctaaaaaaactATCATAGAATAATCAATGAATTAccatagaaaagagaaagaagaggatgTTTTAATTGCTTTTAAATCCTCTTTACAACCTCTATCGATGAGGCTCAACACTACTATGGATGAAGATGACCAAACTATGAACTGTGTCCatatttgtaacggctcaagcccaccactagcaaatattgtcctctttggactttcccttttggattTACTCTCAAGATATTGtcctagagagaggtttccacactcttataaagaatgcttcgttctcctccccaaccgatataggatctcacaatccacctcccttcggggctagcgtcctcactggcactcgttcccttctccaatcgatgtaggatcctccaatccactcccctaCGGGGCACAAAGTCCTTGCTGgaacaccgcctcgtgtccatccCCCATTcgggttcagcctcctcgctagcacatcgcctggtgtctgcctgtgataccatttgtaatggcccaagcccaccactagcagatattgtcctctttgggttttccctttcgggcttcccctcaaggttgttaaaacgcgtctgctagggagaggttttcatactcttataaagaaggttccgttctcctctccaaccaaggtgagatctcacaataatatTTGTATCTATGTACAGAAAATATCTACTATGAAGTGGAAAAATTTTCACTATTTAACGTAGATTGCAGAAGGCTCCACTCCGTATGCTAAAACAATTTCTAGACTTGAGTTATTAATTCATCATATAGAACAGGGCAAAACATATAAATGGATTCGAATTGcctaatattttaagattaagatAACCCCAGCTCAAAACCAGAATATAAAAATGGCAATTATATCTTTACCTTTTCCACATATGCAGCAACAGTAGAGTTGATAACTTCCTTAATAACTTGTTTGTACACCTTCGAAGGTCCGAGTATCTCTAATAGAATTTCCCGAGGTATCTGTCGATAACAAATGATGAACTTATCATTATTCAGACATAGTCAATAGTTGCTTATTGAAAACCAAGAGattgaaaggaaagaaaacttACATTCGGCGTCTTTCCTGACATTCGATGAAGAACAGCGTTATTCAAGTCCAATGAAATGAATTGGAAAggataagaaaaatgaaaacattgTGAGAAACGAATTAAAGAAAGCGATTTTCTGATTTTTAGGAGTCGTTTAGTAACGTTTCCATTTCTCTAACATGAAGACAACACAATCACCTGTAACCTTAACCATGCGCGTAAAATATACAACAGCTCAGCCGAAAACAATGGTGCTAGCAACATTATTAGAATGGTtttgataaaacaaaaatgaaagccATGAGCACCTCAAATAAGAAACACGCCTCTGGATATTACCTCCTTTCGCTCTTCTAAAACCGGGAATAGGCTGCGCTTTATCAACCATTTCATTGAACACATTGTCGAAAATTGCTCGTGTTTTAGCTCCAGAGACCTCAATACAAATCTGGTTGCAAACTCaagaaaaatcaatcaaataaataaataaaacatggtTCCTGAATCTGCATTGAACTTACAAACATTACCATTagttttttatgatttttttcaattcttttaaactaACTAATGGATAATCAATGGCAAGGACTAGACATGtttttagagactaaattgaATGTCTAAGTGAAgtaacaacaaacaaaatatttgaaagataGTAATCTGAGGATTATAGACATAAGGAACCTAAGAATAAAACTCACCGTATTTCATACCTTTAGTTCTttattctcattgatattaGTAGCTTTAGTGACAGAGAAGTCTTCAAactgagaagaagaaacactcACATCTTCTGCTCACAATAGAATTAAAGATTTTAGCTAACAAAGTCCTCGTATAAttggaaaatattgaaattgttcTTCGAAGAGACGAGCATTTTAACCTGATAATGCAGCACATGCAGCTGGAAGATATCTGTTACTTTTACTGTAAAgtgaacaaaataatttttatagttAGGAACGTAGGCATGATAgtttgagaaaaaatgaaaaaggcaTACAAAGAAACAGCCCACATAAAAGGAGCCCAACTAACTAAAAATAAGGTTTCAATCCAACAAAATCATGCCAATACCATAATTACAAAGGAGACTATAAACAGATGTCCACAAGAAGGCATTAAACCGATCCCCCTCCCGAAACCTCCTCCCTTGATCTTTCAACCTCTCTAAAGATCCTATTATTCTCTcaaatcaaatatctcaagcaATAGCAAAGAAGCTCGCTTGCCACAACACGTGGAAATTCTACAAAAGGGCAAACTCAAGAGGACAGCCTCAATCATAGAGAGGCAATCTCTCCTCCAAGTGAACTGCACACTGAAGGTCCTCCTCAACCATAGAGAAGCAAATATTATTTCCTCCCTAATTATTATTGATAACTCACTTACTAGATAGCGTGCTAGTTTCTGAAtcgataaaatattaaatccaTGGCCTATCTTTTTCGGGTTTTAGTAGATTTAACAAAAAGCAAATGGTAACTTCCTATCCAAAAATTTGATAACAACCAGTTGCCATTTGTTCTTGTAATTATGTTCTAGTATGTTTCTGCTTTTTGTGGACCTTTTTTGTAGTTTACTTTAGATAAAAGTTGGTTCGATCATCCACAAAGAAAAATTACATCCAAAATTTAGTTATGATCTTGATGGCGAATTGGTGGGATACTCCATGTTAACTTTCTATTTTGAAGTGACTAAATAGCAGGACAGGTTGTGAAGCATccaattgagaaaaatgaggCAATCGTGAGCATTCATATATCCAGATTAGAAGTCAAAATTTCTTAGTAAAGAAAGTCTTTTATGAGTTTATATGTTTCGTAAACTTCGATAGTCAACCAATCAGCTTCatcatataaaagaaaagttcaGATTAAATCAATTAGATGCTGAAGTCTTCCTACTCTGGGACACGACTAACTTTCATAATTTGGCTTATACAACTCTTTGGAACATATAATTtggtaaaattaaatagaaattacCTCACAGAAATTTTTCTGCTGCCATATCCCATTTGACTAGGAAAAGACACGCTTTTGCTGGTGAGATTTGGAGTAAAGTAATCTGCTGTCTGCTTATGATATATAGCCTACAATTAAGAAAGAAGGTTGAATAAGAATGAAATTAACTTCACAAAATATGGGACCAGATAATTCTTGGTGCATGATATTATTTCCTATGTCTGGCCTTCGACGACTGTGCATGTCACTATACTAGATGTCTGATGTCATGTTCTTTTATTTCAGTTCATTACTTAGGTGTGAGGTGGTAATGCTAGGCTTTCTTTACTTCAGTATAATTATGAGGTAAATAGAAAGTTGTTGAGCTATTACACAGCCTTACACTACTGCTTTCTTCTACTACTCTCTGTTGCCgcatttcttcttccttgatCAATCCATAGCGTTTAGAGTATCAAAACATTTGCTAACGGCTTGTGTCAAATGTTGTCATCTTCAATTAGTGGGACCTGTTCTGCTCCATCTGTTCTTCCTACAACCTGAGGAGGACCAAGCACCCACCCCACAACTCAACCAAGTGACACAAATCCAAACCAAAATCCGGTTATTGTCCATTACCTTAaaccattttcatcttcaaatcaTTCTGACTGTCAAACTCAAAGAATCTattgttcatctttttcttcactGTCACCTCTAGAGGTTGGGCTTTTCTGTTTGAAGTTATTGGCATTTCTTGCTGTCCGAACAAGTGGATGATTGACTCCTTAAAGTTTTATCTGGTAGGAAGTTGGCAAAGAGGATGAAAGTCTTGCGGAACCTTGTGGCTATGGGCCTTACTATGGCATATTTGGTCGGGAAGGAGTCAAAGAACTTTGGAAGATAAGTCCTCTCatgttgatttcttttttttttttttttttttttttttttttttNTCCATGCTCCTTTACAATTGGAAATATCTCTTTTAGTAGTTGTTGGGAGCGGAATCCCTCTTCCCCAACCCCTAGgctgtttttctcttttttctcagTAATATACTCCGTTTCGTATCCCCAAAAAAATAAGCGCTATTGTTGCAAACAATCTAGAAAGCATATAGATGGAAGTAAATTGTATCCAAGTTATAATCGTTCAGTCATGGCCTATGAGTTGGCTTTATTTTTCTGACTGATACGATGCTAGCGAGAATAGTGaagtatgatgatgaatgcTAAATGGGGTGTGCCCAGCACATTGTATAACAATACTTCTCAAGCTAGACACCGAACCCGAGAGGAGATATTCATAATAAGAAGCTTGAAGATCAAACCAGTCTATCTAAAGACTTCATATGTAAAAAAACTCAATTCCTGGTGaacatataattaatgaaCTTTTGGTTGAATATTTGTTGAATGGTATTAGTGTTGAATATGATGCTTTTACGGCTGCCCTTGGTACCGGAAGGGATATTCCAAACTTCGATGACTTAAAAGCatgcttttggtttttaacAAAAAACTTATCACACAAATACTCCTACTTCAAGCAAATATTGTAAACCTTAACACGAACACCTGCAAGCCAGTCAACCACCAGGGGCCAAATATCCCAAATACCAATGTTGAACCTCCTTTCTCTCCAAACAACAACATTCCCATCATTTACTTTTATGGAACGTCCCAAAAATCAGCACAGAAcaggaacaagaagaaaaaaaacttcagTAATAAGAACAATCAAAGAACACGAGAACTGAAGTGAAAAACTCCCAATCTAGAGAACAAATCCCGGCCCACCGAAAAGGAAACTCCATAAGAATTATCATCAAATAGAATTCTCCCTCCAACCCCAATTACAAAAACACTCCCTCAAAATTCCCtctcaaacaaaacaacacaaaGGAATTTAACTTTAGTTAGCATAGGAAACCAAGACATAAGAGTGTTTCTAACTAAGACCCGACAAAAATGTAGCAATAAACCACTACATAACACTTGAAATCCATCACTTTAGACGATATTTCCCATGTGGgattttttcctcttcaaatattttgcCCAGAAGAAAACCAACAGCTCTGTTAGCACAGATTGTAGTTGGTCAATACATAATACTTTGTGTTATATTGTTCGCTACCTCTGTTCTTCCTTGCTCACTCAATATATAGTCCAATaacaaagtaaaaaattgCATCTATTTATCATTGAATACGGAATATGATTCTCTGAAAGTTGATCGGTAAATGGGAGATAAACACAAATAGAGCCGGACAGAAGGAATGATTCACCTTGGGGTTTGCCGAAAGAAAGAAGTTCGTAGCGGCTATTTGCATCGTCGCTCTTATCCACTTCACCGAACTCAACCAGCGTTTCTTTCCGACCGTGGTTTTCGGTACAACCAGATATACCGCTCAAATTTTCTACCAAGTTTAACTTTCtacaagtttctttttttaattgctaaattaataaaaatatttttaagaaaaaatttctttaacctttaaaaaatttatatatcccaaaaatatttttaaattttttttaaaacaatttcagAATACCCTTATCAacgttaatattttgtttcaaaatataattttcggTGTGTTACTTCCTTTAATATGTAATAGGGATATTGGATATGAGGtccaaaagtaaaaaatatctactagtttCTTGATGTATATTTCCGATTTCCGATCTTTATCCTATCCTCATTCTTGATCTCACCCAAATTAAATTCCATCATATacccatatatatttcttaagTGAAAAACTATActgtaatattgaaatttgaaattccaatttttaaaactaatatcgaccattattttatatttttcttatgaaaTATTGTTGGATTCATTAGGATAGTTtgcattttttaattgaaattatattgaaaagttgagattatacattaaaaaatttgaaatgtatTCATCGTGAATTTCCCATAAGAAATTCCTATCTCATTccctataaaaataaatgaaataaatgaaaattttcacgaGAATAGAGATTAATATATGATGCAGGGACAAGGATGAAAATCTTTCCATCCATCTCTCGTCtctatttttaacatttaatgatatattattgtatacttaaaaacaattttgaatGAATATTGATATAGTATTAATACCGATACACTTCAATTCATATATtatctattatatattttcaagaaTGATACACTAAAATTTATCTATACATAGATGATATGCAAGTATTGTTGATATACTATTAAGTAAATTTATTGGTGGTTACATGTCAcgtacaattattgtaaaattCTTATTATCTAATAAAGACCAAAAACCATACAACTGCAACATGATTTTATGGAGACATCATTGGTATATCGATTATTTGGTATATGACTATCATTGTTTAACTTTATAACGAATATATCAGTGACGCAAATACATCATTGATACGTTAATATGGGCATATCTTAGTagataagaaacaaattatCATCCTAATAATCTATAGTTTGATTCTCCATCCTTGCTaacattaaagaaaatcattGGTACACGTCATTTAATCTAtataattgatatattaatattattctcCACCTTAGTAATAATGTACGAGTGAAATATCTTGATTTATATCATGTAGTCGAGATATATTTCTCTAATGACTTAAAGCATAAAGAGGTCAAAACTCACCAACACAATCTCACCATAAAAACAATGAACTTCACAATTTATGAATCTTAACATAATTTGGACGAGAAAAAACCAActtaaattgaagaaacacAATGAACCGAATCAAATAAGATCGCACCTGATTGGATCAAACCGAACCAACCGCTAATCAAACTGAACCAAACAAACCCCAAACTGAACCTGGAAGCTTGCGGGATGGTCAGATTTTTTCGAGTATTTGCCACACATATGGATCACAACTGTTTATTcgtgtttaaaaataaaataaaataaaataaagcttGTAGAAATGGTAAAGGACTTCTAATAAGCAACAAAGCAACTGAAATTACAAAACTATTGCTTCAATCAaccaaaggaaaaagaaaagaaaatgatctTATTTTCATCCCAAACATATTTACAAGAAAGTATTGCTTCATTAGCTGTAGCTTCTCTTCAAGGGATAGGTGACAAGATTAGAAAAAACGAATGGAACAGAAAAGAAGCCCTTCCTCTGTTCATGAAAGCTATCTCATTTCTATTCCACCAAAGGTTTGCTACTCATCCTTACctgtattttttatatgttgcTAATCTAAATTAAGTAAACCCTTAAGTTTCTTGTGAACTAATGATCAAAGGTAAAGAGTCCTTGCAAAATTCTGAAGTTTCTGACGAACATAGGGAAGTTATAAGAAGGATTCTATCCCATATATCTTCCAAACCACTTCTTTCATCATAGAAACCCATAACTTACTATATAATGATGTTTTAGTCACTGTTTGATAAAAGAAGGTAATCGTTTCCTTTGTCTACTTCTTCTCTGCAAAGCTTTTTCAGAAGCAGGAATTTTTTAGCCCTATACATTTAGATTTCTGCCCAAATGGTCAGTTCATAGTCAATCAATATGCCATTCCAAGCATCAAATCAGCAGCGTTACAGAAGCAGTTAGATTGTATAATCGTTCCTTTTACATTAGATCTGTATTGCACAGCCTAAAGTGTTTTTCCCCCCCTTTATGGTAAACAGAGTGAATACATCAATTCACATAAACTTTGACATCTTCTATTTTTCCACCTTCCAAAGGTCTTAAAGATGTAGACAAATTGGTATGAATCGGGTCTCAATCCATTCAAACCGATCATGACCAACAAaactattactattatttccattttatataagaaagtggatattaagatttcattctttaaaagataaaaggtGCTTCATCCGTACTAACTTAGGTAAAGCTCAATTAGCTAAAGCATATAtcattgataaaaaaaaaaaaaaaggttagatTGGTTTACATTATagataggaaaaaaaatgatcggGCTAGATACAACGTTGTTAGATGATAAAGCGTGTAAACAACAATgtgtataaaattttataaaagatcAGTCAAACTTCTAAAGGATTTTTAAGCAGTAAAAGATTTAGACGAGGAAATCAGCTATCTTTCCAACTATCCTTGACATTGACAAAATTAGTGTTCACTCACCTCAACTTTTTTGGCTGATAATAGTTTCGTTCAAATTCTGCATTAAGTTTTTTACAGAGAttaagaagggaaaaaagtgAGAACCTTAAATTGCTGAAGATCGCTGCTTAACCTTCTCTTTCAGGAACTGCAAAATATGTTCGCGTTTCCAATTATCAatcctacaaaaaaaaaagggggaaaaatgTTCAAAAAAGAATTTTCACCTTATGTGCGATATCGAGATTATCAACGGTCATTACAAAATCTATATCGTTCTATACACTATATTAACCTCCTCAAACATTCTTCATTCACTTGGTTTTGCTCTGATATATTATATGTGTGATGCAGACAGTATAAGATGGGAAAGTCCTGGCGCTTCAGAAGTTACCTAATGCTTTCTTTATGTTGGCCCTCATCATCCAGCAAAATAAGCTTCGGTGGAGAGTTGAAGGTATATTGAACATTAACTGAAGGGAATTgatccttttcttcttcaatgaaGCCAACAATTTCAGGATAGAAAACTAGCTTCCTCATGCAGACCTCCAGCATGGCACCAGAATAAGTTATCTGCAGTCAATGAACTTGGCTTTCATCCTTtgtcaaaataaatgaaaagacaCCCACATGCATATACTTATGAAATACAACCAACAGAGTACTGAACTGGGGAGTTTGAGAGGATAAAAATTCTGGATGCATACGAGGCATTTCTCCCTGGGACATCCCTTTCAAGGTTTAACAAGACTTTATGGCTAGCCATCAAcctagtttttcttttcttttcctttttctttttttcttattatttctatttattactcctccatatccttgtatttttttttttttttttggaatctTTGGTGCGAGTGTAATTGCAGAATTTTCAAGGACGTTTCTTGCACttttaagtgtttttttttttttttaaacaaaataacttTCATcgagagaaataaaataatatatgggGCATACAAAAAACAAGCTCCCAAAAGGAGCTTTTAACAACCTACGAGAATGAACACCATTGAAAAAGTATAAGACTAAACTAATAGTTACAAAAACTCCGAGTAATGAACCTGTCAGCCCCTCTGAAGATCCTACTATTCCCCTCAAGTCACAAATCTCACAAGATATCAAAGGAGCAAGCCTAGGACAACAATCTTCCTTTATCTCGAAAAGGAGAGTTCATCAAGATCTCCTTTATCATAGAGCAGTAGTCCCTGTAACACCACGGAAGGGTATAGGGCTAAGTGGAAAAGGCAAACAAACTACTAGCCTCTTGGAATAAGTAATTGTCTCATAACGAATGTAGAATATCTGTCCAGAAGTTTGAAACACTGatgtaagaaaattaaaatactatgGATATGTACCTATggtaatttacaaaataagGGGAATTCATAGGTTGCACTTGATCATAATCCCTCACTTCAACAGGGTTGTGATATGCATTGATAAATGCGTTGCACATCCCTTGAATCACCTTTTTCTTAAACCGACTTAGTTTCCCTTGTCCACTGAAACCTTATTTGGACCATAGTTGTGATAATTACATAAAGGCAGAAATTGTTAGTCCTACGTAATATGTTAAACTAATGTGTTTCCGATTGACATCTCTACCACAGGGCCGAACAAGCATTCAGTTTATAAGTGTGATATATTAATCACAAATGGAATGGTAAGTTACTGCAATTTTTGGGGGAGAAACAGGATTTCATTGATTCCCCTTCCAGAAATCAGcaaatttataacattttgCATACCTTACTCGTGGCATCATCAGAATCCTCCGTGCAGCATTTCAAACAATCCGTCACTAATTCTGCAGTACAAATCTGGGCATGAGGATAGCGtgtaatataaaaaacaataaatttcaaaattattgcaTAAGCTGATACAAAACGGTTGCAGATTTTGAACTAtcagttcttttttcttctggaTTTCGGATAAAAACTATTTGAAGTCGTTAGCAATCCACAAATCCAGCGTTGCCAGAATTGCCAGTGCAACAATCACTGAATTCATCATTAGAAATTACATCTTTTGACATGTTCACGTAAAACTCATTTGTAAACTTACAAATTCTTAAACTGCAAAACTAAAAGACAATATGTTAAATTAACTCCACATCTTGCAACCCATTTCTTGATTCCACATGCAGTTGCATAAACGTTTAAAAATCATGGAACTCAGGGAAGGGGGAAGGGGTAAAAGAATCTCCTCCAGCCAAGCCAACTACCAtagcattttcttttcttttgcttttttttccGAAAAGTGATGTTCGGGTGCTATTTTTGAAAAGACTGGTTACTGctattgtttttaaaactattttcaaGAACTATGATTGGGAGAAGAGACAGGGAGCATGTAGGATTTTATAAAGTGCCCTTACAGTCTAATGCGTGGAAAACAATTTCCCTAACCAACTTTATAAGCCTCTTCACTTTTAGCAAATATGGCCACTTTGGAGACTGTTCAAACTCCTAATCTTTTAGAGTTGTGATCAGATGGCACATAATAAATGCACTTGAAATCAATATTCACAAGAAAGAATGTctttaatttaactaaaacaAATAGATCTATGTGaaaacaaagctaaaaaagggtgtggaaaaagGTCCAAAACCCCGTTCGACCTCTAAAATTATGCTGGGGCTTAGCAATcaaaaagggtgtggaaaaagGTCattgcaaaaaataaaaagaaagtaacCAAAAGGAATAACCCTAACAATCACTAATTGCATTCAAATCACGACTTATCAGAAAGACATGATACATAATTTCTGAAAAACATAATCAACAAATCACAGAAGGAACAAGATGATCTATCGCTTCAAAATGTTGAGGACTTCTTTCTTCCCACAATTCAATCTCTGGACGCAATTTTGTAATCTCTTGAgataaaacttgaaaaaaatatgaattattaCATCAGAATTTCAGAAGCCATCTTCTTCCCTAATAAATTCTCGGACAATCACAGAAGTAGGACCCTAAGTCTGTCTCTCAACTCATCATCGATGTATCTTC is part of the Cucurbita pepo subsp. pepo cultivar mu-cu-16 chromosome LG12, ASM280686v2, whole genome shotgun sequence genome and harbors:
- the LOC111807668 gene encoding uncharacterized protein LOC111807668 isoform X2, whose product is MQIAATNFFLSANPKAIYHKQTADYFTPNLTSKSVSFPSQMGYGSRKISVSKSNRYLPAACAALSEDVSVSSSQFEDFSVTKATNINENKELKICIEVSGAKTRAIFDNVFNEMVDKAQPIPGFRRAKGGKTPNIPREILLEILGPSKVYKQVIKEVINSTVAAYVEKEALKVGKDLRIEQSYEDLEEQFEPDEKFFFDAIIQLNQTN
- the LOC111807668 gene encoding uncharacterized protein LOC111807668 isoform X1 — translated: MQIAATNFFLSANPKAIYHKQTADYFTPNLTSKSVSFPSQMGYGSRKISVSKSNRYLPAACAALSEDVSVSSSQFEDFSVTKATNINENKELKICIEVSGAKTRAIFDNVFNEMVDKAQPIPGFRRAKGGKTPNIPREILLEILGPSKVYKQVIKEVINSTVAAYVEKQEALKVGKDLRIEQSYEDLEEQFEPDEKFFFDAIIQLNQTN
- the LOC111807710 gene encoding selenoprotein F-like; its protein translation is MQLLTGVKNPATMVTMATAIIFIASMPLAWSKEQLSSRECEDLGFTGLALCSDCHTLAEYIKDQELVTDCLKCCTEDSDDATSKITYSGAMLEVCMRKLVFYPEIVGFIEEEKDQFPSVNVQYTFNSPPKLILLDDEGQHKESIRIDNWKREHILQFLKEKVKQRSSAI